A window of the Danio aesculapii chromosome 10, fDanAes4.1, whole genome shotgun sequence genome harbors these coding sequences:
- the LOC130235761 gene encoding trace amine-associated receptor 13c-like encodes MKGQRGEQNKLLTGGDSLMAYETEDQETQYCFPHINSSCVKGKRYRHGYITYVFVSLLSAWTVFLNLLVIISISHFKKLHTPTNMIILSLAVNDLFVGLVMPIEAIRLIETCWYFVDIFCAIYILFISFLVSASLSNLVLLSVDRYVAVCHPLLYPQKITITKTLMSICLNWACFSAYITAFVVNNGYFDTSHRTDVCYGKCSVMMSFTWTIIDLFVSFIFPCVLVITLYLRIFYVVHQQVKVINSLMKGGKCVTEGSVKRKSESKAALTLGIIVTAYMLCWIPYCICSLTVISSTTINVLLLLVYANSGMNPLVYALFYPWFKKTAKLILTLKIFTQHPL; translated from the coding sequence ATGAAAGGACAGAGAGGAGAGCAGAACAAACTCCTAACAGGAGGAGACTCACTCATGGCCTATGAGACAGAGGATCAGGAGACTCAATACTGCTTTCCTCACATCAACTCATCATGTGTCAAAGGGAAACGCTATAGACATGGTTATATCACATATGTGTTTGTGTCATTGCTGTCAGCATGGACTGTGTTTCTCAACCTGCTggtgatcatctccatctctcacttcaaGAAGCTTCACACTCCAACCAACATGATTATTCTCTCTCTGGCTGTAAATGATCTGTTTGTTGGACTCGTCATGCCTATAGAGGCCATCAGACTGATTGAGACGTGCTGgtattttgttgatattttctgtgcaatatatatattatttatttcatttctggTCTCAGCATCTCTTAGTAATTTAGTTTTACTTTCTGTTGATCGTTATGTGGCTGTGTGTCACCCTTTACTGTACCCACAGAAAATAACCATCACTAAAACATTAATGAGCATCTGTCTGAACTGGGCTTGCTTCTCAGCTTATATCACTGCCTTTGTAGTTAATAATGGATATTTTGACACTTCACACAGAACAGATGTGTGTTATGGAAAGTGTTCGGTCATGATGAGTTTTACTTGGACAATCATTGATCTGTTTGTATCTTTTATTTTTCCTTGTGTCCTGGTTATCACTTTATATCTGAGGATTTTCTATGTAGTTCATCAGCAAGTGAAGGTTATAAACTCTCTGATGAAGGGTGGTAAATGTGTAACGGAGGGTTCAGTGAAGAGGAAATCTGAGAGTAAAGCTGCTCTGACTTTGGGAATCATTGTGACAGCTTACATGCTTTGCTGGATTCCTTACTGTATCTGTTCTCTAACCGTAATCTCTTCCACAActattaatgttttgttattgCTTGTATATGCTAATTCAGGTATGAATCCTCtggtttatgctttattttacccCTGGTTTAAAAAGACAGCTAAACTCATCTTAACTCTGAAAATATTCACTCAGCATCCTCTCTGA
- the LOC130236568 gene encoding trace amine-associated receptor 13c-like — MAYETEDQETQYCFPDINSSCVTGKHSSHGYITTYLFASLLSAWTVFLNLLVIISISHFKKLHTPTNMIILSLAVNDLFIGLAMPIEAIRMIETCWYFGDTFCSLYLLCIAVLLSASLSNLVLIAVDRYVAVCHPLLYPQKITITKTLMSVCLSWVCFSAYNITFVINNGYFDTSHRTDVCYGQGSVMMFFSWIVTNLIMSFIFPFITIIILYLRIFYVVHQQVKVINSLMKGGKCVTEGSLKRKSESKAALTLGIIVSVYLLCWIPYYICTIAVNSSTTINVLTWVVYANSGMNPLVYALFYPWFKKTAKYILTLKILQSASSLINIFTEN; from the coding sequence ATGGCCTATGAGACAGAGGATCAGGAGACTCAATACTGCTTTCCTGACATCAACTCATCATgtgtcactgggaaacactcaagtCATGGATATATCACCACATATTTGTTTGCATCATTGCTGTCAGCATGGACTGTGTTTCTGAACTTGCTggtgatcatctccatctctcaTTTCAAGAAGCTTCACACTCCAACCAACATGATTATTCTCTCTCTGGCTGTAAATGATCTGTTTATTGGACTCGCCATGCCTATAGAGGCCATCAGAatgattgagacatgttggtaCTTTGGAGACACTTTCTGTTCACTCTATTTATTATGCATTGCAGTGCTTCTCTCTGCATCTCTTAGTAATTTGGTTTTAATTGCTGTTGATCGTTATGTGGCTGTGTGTCACCCTTTACTGTACCCACAGAAAATAACCATCACTAAAACACTCATGAGTGTCTGTCTGAGCTGGGTTTGCTTCTCAGCATATAACATTACGTTTGTTATTAATAATGGATATTTTGACACTTCACACAGAACAGATGTGTGTTATGGGCAAGGTTCAGTCATGATGTTTTTTAGTTGGATAGTCACTAATCTGATAATGTCTTTTATTTTTCCCTTTATCACGATCATCATTTTATATTTGAGGATTTTCTATGTAGTTCATCAGCAAGTGAAGGTTATAAACTCTCTGATGAAGGGTGGTAAATGTGTAACTGAAGGTTCATTGAAGAGGAAATCTGAGAGTAAAGCTGCTCTAACTTTAGGAATCATTGTGTCAGTTTATCTGCTTTGCTGGATTCCTTACTATATCTGTACAATAGCTGTAAACTCCTCCACAACTATAAATGTTCTGACATGGGTTGTGTATGCTAACTCAGGTATGAATCCTCtggtttatgctttattttacccctggtttaaaaagacagctaaatatattttaactCTGAAAATACTTCAGTCTGCATCCTCTCttataaatatctttacagaaaattaa